A stretch of DNA from Paenibacillus albus:
GCGCCAGGAGGAGCTGCAGGGCTCCGATGCGCTGATCAGCGACTTCCGTCAGCTGCTGGAGCTGGCGGGGGAGTAGGCTGGGCTCACAACCGCAATGCACAACAACAGAGAACCCACCATTCTCACTAGGAAGGTGGGTTTCTCTGTGCTTAGTCATAGGTCGACGGGACGAGCTTCTCTTTCCGTCGTTTTTTTTGTTCGTACAGCCAGATGGCGTATTCAAGCGGCCTGATGATAGCCGTCCGGTAGGTGTCGCGTTCACCGGCTTGGATGAACACTTCGCGAGCTGGCTTCGGGTTGACCTCGAGCAGCCAGATTTGGCCCTTGCGGTCAATTGCAAGGTCGAGCGCAAGCTCGCATAGGCGGCCATAGGACTGCTCCAGAAATTCGGCGATTTCGACGCCGAGCAGCTCTGCTCGCGCCATGATGTCTTGCGTGGCTTTATCGTCCTTGATCCACTCGCTGAGCAGCTCTTTCATTCGGATCGCTTGCCCGCCGCCGTGCAGATTGGACGTGATGCTGCGAGAAGCGCCGATCCGGCCGGCACAACCGGTTACCTCCCATTCGCCTAGCCCATTTTTCTGCACGAGCATCCGGTAGTCATGGACACGCCCGTTCGGAAGCTTCAGCTGGATGCCCTGCTGCACGAGGTAGTTATTATCCTTCAGATTCCAAGATGACAGCCTGCTCTGAATGCTGGAGAGCGCGACCCGCTGCGGCGACACGATCCGGCGATCCTGGTCACGGCCTTGAATCGAGTAGCTGGCTCCTTGTTTCTCAATCCGAAGAATGCCGCGGCCGCCGGTGCCGTTAATCGGCTTTAAGTAGACGAGAGGATACTTGCGGATCATCTCCATCAAGTCATTCGAGCTCTCATACAAGCGCGTTTGAGGCAGATGCTCCTTGAAAACCTCTTCCTTGCGCATGGTTTTGTAAACCGTCCATTTGTTGCGAAGCACGCGGTTAAGAAAGGTGAGATGCCCGTACTTCCTGCGAAAATTACTCAGCTCCACGAAACGATGGCTCTTCTGAATTCGGCACCGATCATAGATCATGTGCGGAAAAGAACGCCATCTTCGCGTCCAGCTCTGCGTTGCAGCATCATACATATGTGCGTTAATCCGGTTCTGCGCATAGTTCACGTCAGAAGGCGTAAATACGAACACCTCAAGGCCGAGCTTCTTTCCTGAAATGATCATCTTCTGATAGACAGGCCTCTCCTCGAGCAGGCCATTGTCATTGAGATAGAGGGTTAGGATGCCGAGAACCGGCTGACCCATAATAACTCCTCCTAAACATTTTTGCATTCGTTACCGAAGGTGGAGTGACAAGCTCACTACCGAAGCGTGGGGCTTAATCTTGCTCTAGCCGCGCAGCTCTAGCTCTCAAACCGAAGCGTCGGCTTCCCTGTTGGTCCGATATGAAGGCTGACCGCCTTCATGCCGGCACGGAAGCACATGTTCATGCTTGACGGGTTATCGGCAGCAACCGCGCAAGTAAGGCGCCCGAGGCGCCGATGCAACGCCGCAAGCAGCGCGCTTCCGGCGCCTTGGCCGCGAAATTCCGGCGAGACGACGACGAAGCAGGCACTCTCGCCGCCGTCCTCCGCGAAAGCGACGGCGGCGAGCTTGCCGCTTATCACCGCGATGGCAATCGCCGCTTCAGCGCCTGCTTCGCCACCGCCACTGCCGCCACTACTGGCCGCTCGGCTTGCCGCAAGCCGCGCCGGAGCAAGCCCCTGAAGCGCAGCGAGCGCTGCGGTCGTAATCCGTTTATCTCCGTACCGATACAGAAAACGAGTGATCTTCTCTTTCGATGCCGACCACTGGGACGGCGACAACAGCTTTACTTTCACGGGGGAACTCACTCCTTGCGTGCACGTTGCCCGCACCTAAAGCGCATGATCCCCATCGCACTAGAGCAACAAATCGCGACCCGCCCGATGCTGTCTGCTACAGCCCTCGCATCTTCAGCAAATACTGGCTGTACTGAAAGATCCGGTCAAGCGAACGTTTGCGAATGTCCGGTTCATCGAACTTCATCGGCTTTGCATTGGCCTCGAAGAACCAGACATGGCCGTCTTGATCGACGCCGAGATCCATCGACATTTCCATCAGCTTGCGGCGGGAGCCGCGCTCGATCTGCCTCGCGATGATGAGCGCCGTATTGCGAGTCTTTATAAGCAGTTTACGTGCTTCATCTTGGCCAAATACGCTGACAAGCAGTTTCTCCGGGTCCTCGATGCTGCCGCCGCGAGGCACATGCGTCGTAATGCTGTAAGAGCCTGCAACCCGAGCGCCGATGCCGCTGATATCCCATTGGCCGCGCCGATTCTTCTGCACAAGCGTTCGCAGATCGAAGGACCGCTCATTGAATGCAGCGAGCTGAATGCCTTGCTGAGCGATATACCGCTCGCCGCTGCTTTCTTTTACAATCCGAGCCCAGAGCTTCGCAATCGTGCCGCAATTGTAGGTGGTGCTGCCCTTATCGCCTTGAATCTTCAGCGTATAGGGGAGCGTCTTCTCCGGCTGCAGCTGAATCGTCATAATGCCCTTGCCCGCTTTACCGCTGACCGGCTTCAAGTACAGAAAACGGTGCTTCAGCATCATTTTGCCGAGGCCTCCCGCTGTCAAGAGACGCCGTGTAGCGGGAATGAACGGCTGCGTCGTGCGGGACTGGCGCAGCCATTTGAATAGGCTCCACTTGTTGAAGAACGAAGGGTTAAAGATTTGAATTTCCGGATGATTGACGCAAGCTGCGATCTTCCGCCTTGCTTCCGGTTGCAGCTCATCCTCGCGCAGCGGAATCCGGTTATAGATCAAGTTCGGAACAGGGAACTTCTGCCCAATCCACGTATCGGTATCTCTGTCATAGGTGAAGCCGTCAAGCAGCTTCCGACGAAGCTTCAGCTGCTTGACAGTAACCACGTAAACGAGGAAGCCGTGATCGGCACCTGCTGCAATAATGTCGGCGAAGTTGCTCCGGTTGCCGCGAAACAGCTGGATGTCGTCTTCAATCGTCAATATTGCAAGAACGGACTGCTTGCTCTGAATGATGGCGGCTTCGTCCGCTGAATCCTCGTGAAATACGAGTGCCATCAGACTTCGCCTCCTTGCCCCGTGAACTTGCTGAGGTACATGCAGTGCTCCAGGATATGATTAACCGACTCCCGTCCTTGCGCGCGAAGTGCCGGATGGCTGAAGATCGAACGGCCCGGCTTGGCGTTCGCTTCGAACATCCACACCTCACCGTCCTTGTCGATGCCGATATCCAGGCCAAGCTCACCGAGCGTATGCGGGAAGTTGCGCTCGATGGCTTCCGACAGCTTCACGGAAACTTCTTTCGCTTTGGTCAGCATCTCGTCGGAGCGCTCGCCGAAGGCTTGCTTGAGCGCCTGTTCCGGCGTGAGCAGTTGGCCGCCGTTCTTGATATGCGTCGTTACGCTGCCGCGGCCCGCTTTCTTCGCGCCGATGCCGACCGGCACCCATGCGTTGTTGCCGTTCTTATGCATATGAAAGCGGAAGTCGATCGGGCAGCCATCGATTTCGATGAGCCGAACGCCTTGCTGGCTCACATACCGGCCGAGTCCGCTGCCATGCCTCGTTTCCAGCATCCGCATTAAGCTGTTGAAGTTCGTAAATCGCAGCAGGACGTTCGTGCCGCCTCTGCGATAACGGGCGAAATATCCGCGCTTCGGATGATACGTAAGCCGGTAAATACCGATGCCAAGGCTGCCTGCAGTCGGCTTGTAATAGATGAATTGATGGTTCTCGAGCATCTCTTTTATTTTATCCGAGCGTGGGTTCGTGACGGACTCCGGCAAGTGTTCGAGAGCCTCTACGTCCTTGTCGAGCAGCTTATATACATCCGATTTGTTGAAGAAGCTCCAGTTGAAGAACGGAACACCTTTACGGATGAATCGCTCCCTGAGCGACATGATCGTAGAAGTGGTCTCTGCAACGCGGCTCGGCAAACGGTTATAAACAACATCGGGAAGCGGAACGACTTTGCGATACCAGCCGCCGGTGCTGTTCAAGAAGTAGCCGTTAATCGTGCCTTGATTCCAGTTCACGTCTCTCGGAGTAAAGGCGAAGAAATAGGCCTTGCGTTCCCCTATCCGAAGCAGTTGGCGAATATATCCGGAGCGGGAGCCAAACGGGGACTCGCTGGAACGACTGCCGTCTGTCAGGACTCCGATCAGCGGACCAAGCTGAACCTCATTGTCGTCTCCTTGAATAAAGGAGATGCTGCCGGCTTTCGGCACACGGATGGATTGGCGGACGCCAGCGGACAGATAGAGATGGTGACCTTGCCGCTCAATGGTTTTGACCGCTGCGGTTATAACCTCGTGGCCGAGCTTTAATTGAATTGTCTTTTTGCCGGCAAGCTTCAGCGACTTGAGGAGTGAGCCCGACAGATAGACGATACGGTCGCTTGATGGTGAGAAGTGTACATGACAAGATGTCAAACTCATGGATGAACCTCCTGGATGTATCTCCCTTGATTTCGGTTTGAATGGAATAATGGTTTCTGGCGAGCAGCGAGATGCAGGGCATACTGCAGCGGCCGCATGACCGCAGCTTCATACGTGTGCTCATCATCCTCAAAAGATTGACGGCCAGGCTTGCTGTTTGCTTCCAGCAGCCATATTCGGCCGTCCTGTTCAATGCCGAAGTCTAGCCCAAGCTCGGCAAAACGTCCGAAATGCTGCTCCAGCACTTCGGCTGCACATTCGCTGATACGGCGGATGAGCTGCAGCATTCGAGCTGCGACTTCTTCACCGAAGCGCTCTGTAAGCACATCTGCAGCATTCGCTGCGGTGCCACCGCCGTGCAAATTCGAGGTAACGCTTCCGCTCTCGCCCGTGCGAATGGCAGCGCCGGTGAAAGTCCACCTTCCAAAGCCGTCCTTTTGCACAAGTGCACGAACGTCGAAGGGACAGCCGGTCTCGTCAATCAACTTGAGACAGGGCTGGATAACGTAAGGTGCTCCAGCGGTGAACCGGAAGATCCAGCTGCATACATTACGCCAACTGGAGAACGCATGTGAAAGAGGACGGTTCCTTCGGTCTCTGCCATCAATCTGCCAGCCGTTTGCCGCCCGTATGAGTCGAAATGCACCTTTGCCCTGCGCACCGGCAGATGGTTTCATGAAGATGCCGTCCTCGTGCTGGCTTGCTGCAAGCTCGAGACTATGCGCGCCGGAATAACCCACCGAGCTCGGGACATGCGGCGCTAGCTTGGTATTGCCACTCAGCACGCTGTAGACATATAGCTTGCCGGGAAGCGAACCATTCAATAGAGTATACGGCTTCAATCGTTTTAGTTCGTTCAGCGCCTCCACTATCAGCGCGTAATGATCGGATGACTTAGGCAGCGCCCGGTCATAGACAAGGTCGGGAAGCGGGAAGCTTCCCGCATGCCATGCTCCGTCCCGCAGCTGATAACCGTGAAGCGTTCGGTTCACTGCGTACGGGACGCTGGTGGCGCAGAAGAAATATACGAGCAGCCCAAGTGATTGCGAGAGGCTGTTCAGCAGACGGCAGAAGGAGTCCTCCGGCAATGCGGAAGGCGCCTTGCTCTCGCCTTGAGCACCGGAGACGGACTTCGGGCGAATTTCACTGATCATAACGCCAAGTACGGGAAATTGTTCAGAGATAGCCATGCGGTCGCTACCTCCTTTTCGTTAAAATTCGGCAAGATGCCGGGCATAGCGAATCAAATTGCGGACAGACGGGCGGATTTTGTTATCCTGCAGCGGCGTATTATCGTTCTTGGACGGCTTCGAGTTGACCTCGAGCAGCCAGACCCGGCCGCTCGTATCGAGCGCCAGATCGATACCAAGCTCACCGAAGTGAGCAGGGATGTGCGTATCAATACCCTTCGCAATTTCAAGAGCTGCGCGGGTCAGTTTTCCAGGTGCATCACTGCTGTTGGATAGGTTTGACTTTGCGACCGCCTCACGAACCGTGCTGAGCGTACCGCCTCTGGCAAGATTGGAGACGAAATGATTGCTTCCGGCTGTACGCGCGACGATGGATGTGAGCATCCATTTGCCGAGCTCATTCTTCTGCACAAGCGCGCGGAAATCGACGGGCCGCCCCAAAATATCAATCAGATGAAGACCTTGCTGGATCTGATAACGGACCGTTTTCATTTTGCCGGAGATGGATGCGTACAGTTTGGCGATCCCGTTAAAATGCTGTCTCCGCGTCCCGAGCGTAGTCGCATATTGTGCAGAATAAGAATCGGTATCGACTCTGGTGATGCGGATAATGCCTTTGCCCAGACTGCCGCGCACCGGCTTGAGGAAGACGGTGTTGTGCTTACTGCACATCGCCTTGAGCATCGGCAAGCTGCGCAGCACATGCGATTCCGGCAAATATTTGATGAGGGAGCCGTCCTTCACCAATGCTTCGAACACTTCGGATTTATCGAGAAACTTCTCGTTGAACACCGTACTTCCATGCCGGAGCTTCACTTCTTTAATAAATTGCTGCACGTTCACGCGATTCTCCAGCTTGCGGCTCGTTAAACGGTTGTTAACGACATCGGGAACGGGCATCATCACTTTCCGCCAGCCATCGGAGTAGACCCATCCCTCAACATGATTGAAATTATCAGTTACATGATCCGGCGTAAAAAAATAAACATGAGCGCCTTGGGCGGCGCAGGCATCGACGAGTTCCTTGCAGAACATAGTGATGGAGCCGAAAGGCCGGTCTCTTGTTTCGGGATCGTCGCGGCTGATAAGAACACCGATGAGCGGTCCAAGCGAGAGAGTAGATGTATCGTAGTTGTAACGGATGCGAAGCGATGTACCTACGAACAAGCCCATCTTCCTTGCTAAGCTTTGACCGATGCGCATGCCGTCATATCGCTCAACGGGCACTACTTTGACATAATGGCGAAGCGCTCCAAACTTCAGGATGACCGGCTGTCCTTGCGGAATTTTCCACTGTCTTAAATAAGCATCGCCGAGCATTATGGCATCATCCGGCAAGATGCCTGGGCTGATGACCTGAACGGCGACTTTCGATTTGAGCATCGACGAAGCTCCTTCCAGGCTGGAGGATGACGAGGTGCAGCTTCTCAAGGTCTTAGGCAGTTACACACGAATTAATTCATCATATGAGGACAGATATACCTTGGTGATTGGCGGACAGCGTCCGAACAGCGAAAAATAGGCATATGCCCCCCGTTTTTTCTGAAAACTTGACCTGCTTCTGCTACAATAGAACGTACCCTAGTACTAGAAAAGGAGTGACCGTCCGTGGCTTCCGGAGTAAATGGGCTAGAAGCGCTAACGAAACACGAGCGTCTTATGCAATATATTAATGCTCTCGAGATCGGTACCAAACTATCGGTGCGCACGATGGCAGAGGAGCTCGAAGTAAGCGAGGGCACAGCATATAAGGCGATCAAGGAAGCGGAAGCGGCCGGGCTTGTCAGCACGAAAGAACGGATCGGCACGGTCCGCATTCAGCGCCGCAACCGAGAGACGCTCGAGCGGCTGACGTTCGGCGAGGTTGTTGAAATTGTGCAAGGCGAGCTGTTCGGAGGCTCGGCGGGTCTTGATAATACGCTGCATAAGTTTGTGATCGGCGCGATGGAGCTGGATGCGATGGTGCGGTACATCGACGCCGGCAGCTTGCTGATCGTCGGTAACCGGGAAGGGGCGCACAGATGCGCGCTCGAGCAGGGCGCGGGCGTACTGATTACGGGGGGATTCGGCACAAGCGAAGAGATCAAGCGGCTCGCAGATGTGAAAGGGCTGCCCATCCTCTCCTCCAAGTACGATACCTTTACCGTTGCTTCGATGATTAACCGGGCGATGTTCGACAGGCTGATCCGCCAGAAAATCATGCTCGTCGAAGACATCGTCACGTATAGCCGTCCGGTAGAGACGATGCGGCTTGGCGAGACGAAGAACGATTATATGCTGCTTGCGGCCAGAGTTGGCGGCTCGCGTTTTCCGGTGCTGGATGATCGAGGCCGGGTAGTCGGGATGATGACAGCTAAGGATGCCGAAGGCGAGCAAGATACACAGCTCGTGGACAAGCTGATGACACGCAGCCCGATTACAGCTGCGCCGAATATTCCGATTGCCTCCGCGGCGCATACGATGGCGGCTGAAGGCATTGATCTGCTGCCGATCGTCGATAAGAACCGCAAGCTGCTCGCTGCGCTCAGCCGAACGGAAGTGCTGGAAGCGATGCGTTATGCAGGAAAGCAGAAGGAGTCCGGTGAAACGTTCGATGAATTGATCGGTGCGGGCTTCGTGAAGAAAGAGAATGAACAGAGCGATTGGCTCTATGAAGGGCGAATTACTCCGCAAATGTCAGGGACGTTCGGTACAATTTCAGAAGGGGTGCTGGTCACCTTAATGACGCAGGCAGCTCGGGTGCTTATTCGAGAGATGGGGAAGCGGGATTATATTATCGAGAGTATGACGACCTATTTTGTAAGGCCGATACAGCTGGAGAGCGAAGTGGTCATTCAGCCGAGCCTGCTGGAGATGAGCCGCAAGAGCGCTAAGCTCGAGATCGAGCTAAAGGACCCAAGCGGCCTTGCTGCCAAAGCAATGCTTACCGCACAATTAATTGATCCGTACTAACCTTTCATCGAGCGGTAAATGCTGTTGTTGCGCAATCCCGCGAACAGATTGAACAGGCCAAGAACGATAAACAACGTGCCGATAATGACTTTAATTGTCGAGCCGTTGTAAGCAAGCATGGCGAAAAGGGCAATGAAGATGAGCATGATGCCCATGTAGATGTTCATGCGTGCGGCATAGATGCCTCGCTGCCGAGTGTCGGTTGATCGGCGTGCTTTATAGCTGTTGTAAACCGAGAACAGCGATGTGCCGATAATCACGATGACGATCAGCCAGTGAAGTGTACTTTCCATGAGGTTATTGCAGCTCCTTTTTAGTTGTGCAGGTTATACATGTTTGTCCCATTGTAGCATGAATTGCCGCATCAGCGAAAATAAGCCTGTGCCCCCACCTGTGTCAATTATGTGATCGGTCGGGGTCGTACGGCATCGCTTTAAACCACACCTGCAGCACATTATCGACGACGAGCATCGTCCGAATTTCGACGGTGAATTCTTTGCCGCTCGTCAGCAAATAGACTTTGTTATCCATCAGCTCCCGGCCGAGCTCGCCATTGGCATTGATCTTATAAATACTCGTGCCGACGAAGACGCTGAGGTCCTTCCTCAGCTTATCCTTCAGCTCCAGCTTCAACTGCTCGTCCGTCAAGGCGGGACTATCCGATGCTCTATTGTCCAGCAAGATCGGCTGTATCGTCTTAATGACGGTATGCTGGTCTTTAAATTTATTCAGCTTTTCTACCCGATCTTCATACTCAATCAATTTATCCTCGAGCTCCGTGTTGCTGTCGCGCAAGGCGTTGAAACTCATGAAGAAGACTGCGTGATAGGCCATTGCGCCTAGTATGGCGCCAAGCACGACAAATGCGCATGCCTGGACCAGCCTCGTATACCGTTCAAAGGGCGGAACGCGCATGAGTTAGACCGCCCCTCTGCACAGCCAGCGAATCAGCTCTGTCCCCATATGCGCGCCGAGGAAGGCGCACAGAATGTAGGCGATCTGGAGCGCGACCGGCGATAGATGACCTTCGATCATATTGCTTTCAATGACCCTCATCGGATCAATCGTGCCGCCGACAGCGGCAACTAGCGCCCAAATTTTGAGCCGCGAAGCGGTTTCCAGCATAATGGCAGCAGGTGCGGCAAGTACGAATACCGAGCCAATTCCGGCCAGCATAGAGCCGCCGAATACGACGCCGAAGGCGATGAAGAAATCAATCGTAGCTTTCGATAAGAAGGAGTCCATCCTTTTCATTACACCCTCCTGTGAAATGCATAGGATACAGCTTCACAAGCAGCTCGTCCCTTAGTCCATTCTATGGGCGAGCAAGGCGGCAATATGATAAACTAGTATAAATGCTTTTTCTTTGAAAGAAAGAAGGGACGATCAATGAGCGGCGAACGCGATTTTGTCCATTTGCACGTGCATAGCGAATTCAGCCTGCTCGATGGGGCTGCTCGGATAAAAGATTTGGTGAACCAAGCTTCCGCGCTTGGCATGAAGGCTCTCGCCTTAACAGATCACGGCGTCTTGTACGGCGCTGTGCCATTCTATAAAGCTTGTATCGCTAGAGGCATCAAGCCGATTATCGGCTGCGAGGTATATTTCACGACGGGATCGCGCTTCGACAAGGGCGCGCGCAAGGATAATCCGATCTATCATTTGATTCTGCTGGCCAAGAACGAGACAGGCTACCGGAATTTGATGAAGCTGAGCTCGATTGGCCATTTGGAAGGTTTCCATTACAAGCCTCGGATCGATCTTGAAGTGCTGTCCGAATACTCGGAAGGGCTCATCTGTCTCAGCTCCTGCCTGGGCAGTGAGATTGCGCAGCACCTCTTGCATGACCGATACGAGCATGCGCTGAAGTCTGCTGAGCGCTACCGCTCCATATTTGGCGAAGATTTCTATCTGGAGCTGCAAGACCACGGTATGCTGGAGCAGAAGAAAGTACTGCAGGCGACGCTGCGGCTAGCTCAGGAGACAGGCATTTTGACGGTAGCGACGAACGACGTTCATTACTTGAACAACACGGATGCCGCTGTTCAGGATGTGCTGATCTGCATCGGCACGGGCAAGACGGTTGAAGACGATGACCGTCTCAAAATGATGACGGACCAGATGTACCTCAAAAGTGCCGATGAGATGGAGATGCAGTTCCGCCAGGCGCCGGATGCTGTCGCTCGTACGGTAGAAATTGCGGATAAATGCCAGCTGGAGCTGACATTCGGTCGCGCGCTGCTGCCAAGATTTAGTCCGATTCCGACCGGAATGAACTCGGCGGACTACTTGTCTGCGCTCTGCCATGAGGGGCTTGAGACGCGTTATTCCGGGGAACAGGCATGGAGTTCGGATGTGGACTATAAGCATCGCATCACGGAACGGCTCGATTATGAGCTTGGCGTTATTGACAAAATGGGCTTCAGCGACTATTTCCTCATCGTGTGGGACTTCATTAGGTTTGCGCATGAGCAGGGTATTCGGACTGGTCCGGGCCGGGGCTCGTCGGCAGGCAGCCTCGTTGCGTACACGCTTAATATCACGGATGTCGATCCGATCAAATACAAGCTGTTGTTCGAGAGATTCCTCAATCCCGAGCGGATTACGATGCCGGATATCGATATTGACTTCAACGATGAGCGTCGTGACGAAGTAATCAGCTACGTGTCTGCGAAGTACGGCGATGAGCATGTGGCGCAGATCATTACATTTGGTACGATGGCGGCAAAAGCAGCCGTTCGCGACGTTGGACGCGCGATGGCCGTTCCGTTCGGCGAGGTGGACCGGGCGGCGAAGCTGATTCCGAACCAGCTCGGCATTACGCTTGAGGAAGCGATGCGCGTCAGCACCGAGCTTCGCGAAGCGGCCGAGCGCCAGCCTAAGACAGCCGATCTGCTGCGGATGGCGCTGAAGGTGGAGGGAATGCCCCGCCATGCCTCAACGCATGCGGCAGGTGTTGTCATCTCTGGCGAACCGCTTACTAACTACGTGCCTTTGCAGGCAGGCAGCGAGAAGACGGCTCTGACGCAATATTCGATGGAGCATCTCGAGTCAGTCGGACTGCTGAAGATGGACTTCCTCGGCTTGCGCACGTTATCCATTCTTGAACGCACGCTGGACTGGGTGAAGAAGCAGCAGGGGATCACAGTGGATTTTCGCTTCATCCCCGACAACGATCCGGCAACCTACGCGATGCTCTCGCGAGGCGAGACGACGGGTATCTTCCAACTTGAGTCTGCTGGCGTTCGGCGCGTGCTGAAGGAGCTGAAGCCGACTCAGTTCGAGGATATTGTCTCGGTATGTGCACTGTATCGTCCGGGTCCGATGGAGTTTATCCCGAAATATATCGCCGGTAAGCATGGACTTACCGCTGTTGAATATCCGCATCCGTCTCTTGAGCCGATTCTTGCCGACACGTACGGCATTATCGTGTATCAGGAGCAAATCATGCAGATTGCCTCGACGATGGCGGGCTTCTCGCTTGGCGAGTCGGACTTGCTGCGCCGAGCCGTATCGAAGAAGAAACGCGAGGTGCTCGACGAGGAGCGCGCTCACTTCGTAGCGGGCAGCTTGAGCCAAGGCTACGCGGAGAAAGATGCGAATGCTGTGTACGATATGATCGTCCGTTTCGCGGACTACGGCTTCCCGCGCGCGCATGCGGCGGCGTATGGCGTGCTCGCGTTCCAGACGGCATGGCTCAAGGCGAATCATCCTATACCATTCATGGCTTCTATGCTCGCGTCGGTCACAGGCAGCCAGCGGAAGACGGCGGAATATGTGGACGAATGCCGCCGAATGGACATCGAAGTGCTGCCGCCGGATGTGAATGAGAGCAATGTGACGTTCACGCCGGTGAACGGTGCGGTTCGTTTCGGCCTCGCATCAATTAAGAACGTAGGGACGCAAGCAATTGAATCACTCTTGAAGGAGCGGGATGACCGTCCGTTCGAGAGCCTGCTCGATCTATGCCGCCGCGTAGACCTGCGTGTCGTGAACAAACGAGTGCTTGAATCCCTGATTCAAGCTGGTGCTTGCGATTCGCTTGGCGGACATCGCGCGCAGCTGGTCGCTGTGCTCGATGAGACAGTCGAAG
This window harbors:
- a CDS encoding YheC/YheD family endospore coat-associated protein, with the translated sequence MGQPVLGILTLYLNDNGLLEERPVYQKMIISGKKLGLEVFVFTPSDVNYAQNRINAHMYDAATQSWTRRWRSFPHMIYDRCRIQKSHRFVELSNFRRKYGHLTFLNRVLRNKWTVYKTMRKEEVFKEHLPQTRLYESSNDLMEMIRKYPLVYLKPINGTGGRGILRIEKQGASYSIQGRDQDRRIVSPQRVALSSIQSRLSSWNLKDNNYLVQQGIQLKLPNGRVHDYRMLVQKNGLGEWEVTGCAGRIGASRSITSNLHGGGQAIRMKELLSEWIKDDKATQDIMARAELLGVEIAEFLEQSYGRLCELALDLAIDRKGQIWLLEVNPKPAREVFIQAGERDTYRTAIIRPLEYAIWLYEQKKRRKEKLVPSTYD
- a CDS encoding GNAT family N-acetyltransferase, whose amino-acid sequence is MKVKLLSPSQWSASKEKITRFLYRYGDKRITTAALAALQGLAPARLAASRAASSGGSGGGEAGAEAAIAIAVISGKLAAVAFAEDGGESACFVVVSPEFRGQGAGSALLAALHRRLGRLTCAVAADNPSSMNMCFRAGMKAVSLHIGPTGKPTLRFES
- a CDS encoding YheC/YheD family endospore coat-associated protein — protein: MALVFHEDSADEAAIIQSKQSVLAILTIEDDIQLFRGNRSNFADIIAAGADHGFLVYVVTVKQLKLRRKLLDGFTYDRDTDTWIGQKFPVPNLIYNRIPLREDELQPEARRKIAACVNHPEIQIFNPSFFNKWSLFKWLRQSRTTQPFIPATRRLLTAGGLGKMMLKHRFLYLKPVSGKAGKGIMTIQLQPEKTLPYTLKIQGDKGSTTYNCGTIAKLWARIVKESSGERYIAQQGIQLAAFNERSFDLRTLVQKNRRGQWDISGIGARVAGSYSITTHVPRGGSIEDPEKLLVSVFGQDEARKLLIKTRNTALIIARQIERGSRRKLMEMSMDLGVDQDGHVWFFEANAKPMKFDEPDIRKRSLDRIFQYSQYLLKMRGL
- a CDS encoding YheC/YheD family endospore coat-associated protein, with protein sequence MSLTSCHVHFSPSSDRIVYLSGSLLKSLKLAGKKTIQLKLGHEVITAAVKTIERQGHHLYLSAGVRQSIRVPKAGSISFIQGDDNEVQLGPLIGVLTDGSRSSESPFGSRSGYIRQLLRIGERKAYFFAFTPRDVNWNQGTINGYFLNSTGGWYRKVVPLPDVVYNRLPSRVAETTSTIMSLRERFIRKGVPFFNWSFFNKSDVYKLLDKDVEALEHLPESVTNPRSDKIKEMLENHQFIYYKPTAGSLGIGIYRLTYHPKRGYFARYRRGGTNVLLRFTNFNSLMRMLETRHGSGLGRYVSQQGVRLIEIDGCPIDFRFHMHKNGNNAWVPVGIGAKKAGRGSVTTHIKNGGQLLTPEQALKQAFGERSDEMLTKAKEVSVKLSEAIERNFPHTLGELGLDIGIDKDGEVWMFEANAKPGRSIFSHPALRAQGRESVNHILEHCMYLSKFTGQGGEV
- a CDS encoding YheC/YheD family endospore coat-associated protein, whose protein sequence is MAISEQFPVLGVMISEIRPKSVSGAQGESKAPSALPEDSFCRLLNSLSQSLGLLVYFFCATSVPYAVNRTLHGYQLRDGAWHAGSFPLPDLVYDRALPKSSDHYALIVEALNELKRLKPYTLLNGSLPGKLYVYSVLSGNTKLAPHVPSSVGYSGAHSLELAASQHEDGIFMKPSAGAQGKGAFRLIRAANGWQIDGRDRRNRPLSHAFSSWRNVCSWIFRFTAGAPYVIQPCLKLIDETGCPFDVRALVQKDGFGRWTFTGAAIRTGESGSVTSNLHGGGTAANAADVLTERFGEEVAARMLQLIRRISECAAEVLEQHFGRFAELGLDFGIEQDGRIWLLEANSKPGRQSFEDDEHTYEAAVMRPLQYALHLAARQKPLFHSNRNQGRYIQEVHP
- a CDS encoding YheC/YheD family endospore coat-associated protein, with the translated sequence MLKSKVAVQVISPGILPDDAIMLGDAYLRQWKIPQGQPVILKFGALRHYVKVVPVERYDGMRIGQSLARKMGLFVGTSLRIRYNYDTSTLSLGPLIGVLISRDDPETRDRPFGSITMFCKELVDACAAQGAHVYFFTPDHVTDNFNHVEGWVYSDGWRKVMMPVPDVVNNRLTSRKLENRVNVQQFIKEVKLRHGSTVFNEKFLDKSEVFEALVKDGSLIKYLPESHVLRSLPMLKAMCSKHNTVFLKPVRGSLGKGIIRITRVDTDSYSAQYATTLGTRRQHFNGIAKLYASISGKMKTVRYQIQQGLHLIDILGRPVDFRALVQKNELGKWMLTSIVARTAGSNHFVSNLARGGTLSTVREAVAKSNLSNSSDAPGKLTRAALEIAKGIDTHIPAHFGELGIDLALDTSGRVWLLEVNSKPSKNDNTPLQDNKIRPSVRNLIRYARHLAEF
- a CDS encoding DRTGG domain-containing protein; its protein translation is MQYINALEIGTKLSVRTMAEELEVSEGTAYKAIKEAEAAGLVSTKERIGTVRIQRRNRETLERLTFGEVVEIVQGELFGGSAGLDNTLHKFVIGAMELDAMVRYIDAGSLLIVGNREGAHRCALEQGAGVLITGGFGTSEEIKRLADVKGLPILSSKYDTFTVASMINRAMFDRLIRQKIMLVEDIVTYSRPVETMRLGETKNDYMLLAARVGGSRFPVLDDRGRVVGMMTAKDAEGEQDTQLVDKLMTRSPITAAPNIPIASAAHTMAAEGIDLLPIVDKNRKLLAALSRTEVLEAMRYAGKQKESGETFDELIGAGFVKKENEQSDWLYEGRITPQMSGTFGTISEGVLVTLMTQAARVLIREMGKRDYIIESMTTYFVRPIQLESEVVIQPSLLEMSRKSAKLEIELKDPSGLAAKAMLTAQLIDPY
- a CDS encoding YtpI family protein; this encodes MESTLHWLIVIVIIGTSLFSVYNSYKARRSTDTRQRGIYAARMNIYMGIMLIFIALFAMLAYNGSTIKVIIGTLFIVLGLFNLFAGLRNNSIYRSMKG